The following are from one region of the Actinoplanes sp. L3-i22 genome:
- a CDS encoding alpha/beta fold hydrolase, whose product MDTLPNIVLVHGAWADGSSWSEVIPRLQADGYRVTAPQFPLTSLAADVARLRQVLEAQDGPTVVAGHSYGGQIITALGTDAPNAVALVYVAAFALDEGESLGALLAQGPTPAALEHLITDKQGQVWLPEGDFVERFAAGVDPARARVLHAVQQPIAGSSFADVLGAPAWKSLPSWYLVAERDQAIPPQAEQLFASRMGATTVSVPAGHLAMLSHPAETTDLIKAAAGSVGGQLPA is encoded by the coding sequence ATGGACACACTGCCGAACATCGTCCTCGTGCACGGCGCGTGGGCCGACGGCTCCAGCTGGAGCGAGGTCATTCCGCGCCTGCAGGCGGACGGGTACCGGGTGACCGCCCCGCAGTTCCCGCTCACCTCGCTCGCCGCCGACGTGGCCCGGCTGCGGCAGGTGCTGGAGGCACAGGACGGGCCGACCGTGGTGGCCGGGCACTCGTACGGCGGGCAGATCATCACCGCGCTGGGCACCGACGCGCCGAACGCGGTCGCGCTGGTCTACGTCGCGGCGTTCGCCCTGGACGAGGGCGAGTCGCTGGGCGCGCTGCTGGCCCAGGGGCCCACGCCGGCCGCGCTGGAGCACCTGATCACCGACAAGCAGGGCCAGGTCTGGCTGCCGGAGGGCGACTTCGTCGAGCGCTTCGCGGCCGGCGTCGACCCGGCCCGGGCCCGTGTGCTGCACGCCGTGCAGCAGCCGATCGCCGGTTCGTCGTTCGCCGACGTGCTGGGCGCGCCGGCCTGGAAGTCGCTGCCCTCCTGGTACCTGGTCGCCGAGCGGGACCAGGCGATCCCGCCGCAGGCCGAGCAGCTGTTCGCGAGCCGGATGGGCGCCACCACGGTCTCGGTCCCGGCCGGTCACCTGGCGATGCTCTCGCACCCCGCGGAGACCACCGACCTGATCAAGGCGGCGGCCGGGTCAGTCGGTGGGCAGCTCCCGGCGTAG
- a CDS encoding acyl-CoA synthetase: MSALENLHAVLRMHQIGIVNLLRPDRLAGAAVRNARLGPQAALIMKAATEHPHMPALTDDRGTLNYRQLDEQSNALAHALRELGLPPRAVIGVVARDHRGLVLTISAAARANLRLALMNTGLAAQQFAEVVAREQVRAVLYDSEFAALVDAVPDDLPRYLTWADEGAADPTIDMLMAGRPITPLPMPERPAGFIILTSGTTGLPKGAPRTKVSPLASALIADRIPFPRQGAIVVASPLFHSTGFGAWTVGLSLADHAILLRRFDAERILQAIAEHKAAMLVAVPTMLTRILALGPEVIAKYDTSSLRSVFVAGSPLAPELTNRFQDTFGEVIYNVYGSTEVAVASVAQPAESRRAPGTVGKPPVTVHLAIYDDQDARVTRPHVTGRVFVRTGIPFEGYTDGRHKQVIDGFMATGDRGHLDDAGLLHIDGRDDDMIISGGENVYPLEVENLLAERDDVIEAAVIGVEDPEFGTRLRAFIVPAEGAARDPQEIRDYVRALLARYKVPRDVLFLDELPRNATGKVLRRELPTD; this comes from the coding sequence GTGAGCGCGCTGGAAAACCTGCACGCGGTACTGCGGATGCACCAGATCGGCATCGTCAACCTGCTGCGCCCGGACCGGCTGGCCGGCGCCGCGGTCCGCAACGCGCGGCTCGGCCCGCAGGCCGCCCTGATCATGAAAGCGGCCACCGAGCACCCACACATGCCGGCGCTGACCGACGACCGTGGCACGCTCAACTACCGGCAGCTCGACGAGCAGTCCAACGCGCTCGCGCACGCGCTGCGCGAGCTGGGGCTGCCGCCGCGCGCCGTGATCGGGGTGGTGGCCCGCGACCACCGCGGGCTGGTGCTGACGATCAGCGCGGCGGCCCGGGCGAACCTGCGCCTGGCGCTGATGAACACCGGCCTGGCCGCGCAGCAGTTCGCCGAGGTGGTGGCCCGGGAGCAGGTGCGGGCGGTGCTCTACGACAGCGAGTTCGCGGCGCTGGTCGACGCCGTCCCGGACGACCTCCCGCGCTATCTGACCTGGGCCGACGAGGGCGCCGCCGACCCGACGATCGACATGCTGATGGCCGGGCGGCCGATCACCCCGCTGCCGATGCCCGAGCGGCCGGCCGGGTTCATCATCCTGACCAGCGGGACCACCGGTCTGCCCAAGGGCGCCCCGCGCACCAAGGTGTCCCCGCTGGCCAGCGCCCTGATCGCGGACCGCATCCCGTTCCCGCGGCAGGGCGCGATCGTGGTCGCCTCCCCGCTGTTCCACAGCACCGGCTTCGGCGCCTGGACGGTCGGGCTGTCGCTGGCCGACCACGCGATCCTGCTGCGCCGCTTCGACGCCGAGCGGATCCTGCAAGCGATCGCCGAGCACAAGGCGGCGATGCTGGTCGCGGTGCCGACCATGCTCACCCGGATCCTGGCGCTGGGGCCGGAGGTGATCGCCAAGTACGACACGTCGTCGCTGCGGTCGGTCTTCGTCGCCGGCTCCCCGCTGGCCCCCGAGCTGACCAACCGCTTCCAGGACACCTTCGGCGAGGTGATCTACAACGTGTACGGGTCCACCGAGGTCGCCGTCGCGTCGGTCGCCCAGCCGGCCGAGTCGCGCCGCGCGCCCGGCACGGTCGGCAAACCGCCGGTCACCGTGCACCTGGCGATCTACGACGACCAGGACGCCCGGGTGACCCGGCCGCACGTCACCGGCCGGGTCTTCGTCCGCACCGGCATCCCGTTCGAGGGCTACACCGACGGCCGGCACAAGCAGGTCATCGACGGTTTCATGGCCACCGGCGACCGCGGCCACCTCGACGACGCCGGCCTGCTGCACATCGACGGCCGGGACGACGACATGATCATCTCGGGCGGCGAGAACGTGTACCCGCTGGAGGTGGAGAACCTGCTCGCCGAGCGCGACGACGTGATCGAGGCCGCCGTGATCGGCGTCGAGGACCCGGAGTTCGGCACCCGCCTGCGCGCCTTCATCGTCCCGGCCGAGGGCGCCGCCCGCGATCCGCAGGAGATCCGCGACTACGTACGGGCGCTGCTGGCCCGCTACAAGGTCCCGCGCGACGTGCTCTTCCTCGACGAGCTGCCCCGCAACGCGACCGGCAAGGTGCTACGCCGGGAGCTGCCCACCGACTGA
- a CDS encoding TIR-like protein FxsC, translating to MLYFFLSYARGGDDVYVRQFFSDLCHEVRVLEGLGRDVEVGFLDARNIHPGQAWSESLIDALAQSRSFLALCSPAYFLSEPCGKEWAIFEERVEEHERRTGQRPPGLIPLQWLPPRTLPPTAARIQYFEEPVGAGQQADQRLRGIRQLLRLQRNRDDYLEFVTLVAERVVEASLVDPMPPMQNERRQRFEAVASAFHKPVPVHAGAVNGVQPGPIADVEMPISRKVYFVMSAPTRVEAEDEELGRRDRRFYGDSAPDWAPYRPSSEEALASYATRIAHERSLLADVIEVGELEQCIARAERDNQIVVLLVDPWSTQMPRYHEILKDYDGRDEPSAAVMIPWSRDDSEIRDNAQRLHNSINETFPRNVRKPPNTLFRPAVMSTEIFGADLHVVLEESRNLVMAKGRARRPLPDPPSSRPVIES from the coding sequence GTGCTGTACTTCTTCCTGAGCTATGCCCGCGGCGGCGACGACGTTTACGTGCGACAGTTCTTCAGCGACTTGTGCCACGAGGTTCGCGTGCTGGAAGGCCTCGGCCGCGACGTCGAGGTCGGTTTTCTGGATGCCCGCAACATCCATCCAGGTCAAGCGTGGTCCGAGTCGCTGATCGACGCGCTGGCCCAGAGCCGGTCGTTTCTCGCGCTCTGTTCCCCGGCCTACTTTCTCAGTGAGCCGTGCGGCAAGGAATGGGCGATCTTCGAGGAGCGGGTGGAGGAGCACGAGCGCCGCACCGGCCAGCGACCACCGGGCCTGATCCCGCTGCAGTGGCTGCCACCGCGCACGCTGCCGCCCACCGCGGCCCGGATCCAGTACTTCGAGGAGCCGGTGGGCGCCGGCCAGCAGGCCGACCAGCGGTTGCGCGGGATCCGCCAGCTGCTGCGCCTGCAGCGCAACCGGGACGACTACCTGGAGTTCGTCACGCTGGTGGCCGAGCGGGTGGTCGAGGCCTCGCTGGTCGACCCGATGCCGCCGATGCAGAACGAGCGCCGGCAGCGGTTCGAGGCGGTCGCCAGCGCGTTCCACAAGCCGGTGCCGGTGCACGCCGGCGCGGTCAACGGGGTGCAGCCCGGCCCGATCGCGGACGTCGAGATGCCGATCTCCCGCAAGGTCTACTTCGTGATGTCGGCGCCGACCCGGGTGGAGGCCGAGGACGAGGAGCTGGGCCGCCGGGACCGGCGCTTCTACGGCGACTCGGCGCCGGACTGGGCGCCCTACCGGCCCAGCTCCGAGGAGGCGCTGGCCAGCTACGCGACCCGGATCGCCCACGAGCGCAGCCTGCTCGCCGACGTGATCGAGGTGGGCGAGCTGGAGCAGTGCATCGCCCGGGCCGAACGCGACAACCAGATCGTGGTGCTGCTGGTCGACCCGTGGAGCACCCAGATGCCGCGCTATCACGAGATCCTCAAGGACTACGACGGCCGGGACGAGCCGTCGGCCGCGGTGATGATCCCGTGGAGCCGCGACGACTCCGAGATCCGCGACAACGCCCAGCGGCTGCACAACTCGATCAACGAGACGTTCCCCCGCAACGTGCGCAAGCCACCCAACACGCTCTTCCGCCCGGCGGTGATGTCCACCGAGATCTTCGGCGCCGACCTGCACGTGGTGCTGGAGGAGTCCCGGAACCTGGTGATGGCCAAGGGCCGGGCGCGGCGGCCGTTGCCGGACCCGCCCAGCAGCCGACCCGTCATCGAGAGTTAG
- a CDS encoding crotonase/enoyl-CoA hydratase family protein — MRFRRRAMPATPPATAPTPPSAPPAASPSASAPTPPPAPPAASLPEPAPTSPPASLAAPRRLRRPWSLSVTVDAAADQVFGYLANASTMADWLVMHAGWPADPPGVLTAGERFRQRVKLMNTPVEVRWTITGITPGRAIWLDGTGPMGIEVGLYLSLTPSDREGPPLVAGGGETVVRLEGGVQGGPTDGPLGRMVARNLTDALRASLRRLTQADLKVSAPVASAHPPRPQKSQKIPHLRTGTELDPWTPVIVGAGQLSERSTNPRHGDPVTLAIRALTSAATDAGTPEILKKADTIGWVASVSWQYANAAALIAEAVGATRPASGAGTGFAGADSGAAVRTVQTSLFGGDGPLRLINDIAAAITRGETSIALIAGGESAATTAAAERAGVEPDWPVQPEGTAPTRTLGSDREPNNDPETAAGLTSPLHLYALIETAIRARLGLSPAQHQARITELWSRFSQVAAANPHAWLPQPRTAAELATPDRDNRPVSAPYTKLLTANLQVNQATGLIMCSAQAAHEAGIPQDKWIFVHAGAHAEDEWFVTERADLAASPAIHAVGQAVLAHTGLKIENIEHLDLYACFPAAVQIAAAELGLPLDRPLTVTGGLTFAGGPGNNYASHAVASLVPRLRADPDGFGLATALGWYLTKHAMTVLSARPPAAEFRDIDAGLRLTRPARRVIAESDEPGTPEAYTVTYRRDGTPETGITTAILNNGTRVVRTVPPEKLPGGSGEAERGEPERGAPEHGETAGGEAERGDKGGRLVFGRALPPPGEPPVLVEWHGPVTVIRLNRPEVRNAVDLATARALERAIDAFDADPDARVAVLTGAGPVFCAGMDLKAAARGEYPITEGRGLLGLTARPPRKPLIAAVEGAALAGGCELALAADLIVAAEDSLFGIPEVKRGLVAAAGGVLRLARALPRATALELALTGEPMPARRLHDLGLINRVVAPGTTYQSAIDLAILIAGHPTAAVLSSKRIVDEQLDWRGDEAFEHLAEIAGEVLGSANFDLERKARS; from the coding sequence ATGCGCTTCCGTCGCCGCGCCATGCCCGCAACCCCGCCCGCAACCGCCCCGACCCCTCCATCCGCGCCGCCCGCCGCCTCACCTTCCGCGTCGGCTCCGACCCCTCCACCCGCACCGCCTGCCGCCTCCCTGCCCGAGCCTGCCCCGACGTCGCCGCCCGCGTCCCTTGCCGCGCCGCGCCGGCTGCGGCGGCCGTGGTCGCTGTCCGTCACCGTCGACGCCGCCGCTGATCAGGTCTTCGGCTACCTGGCGAACGCCTCGACGATGGCGGACTGGCTGGTCATGCACGCCGGCTGGCCCGCGGATCCGCCCGGCGTGCTCACGGCGGGGGAGCGGTTCCGGCAGCGGGTCAAGCTGATGAACACCCCGGTCGAGGTCCGCTGGACGATCACCGGCATCACCCCGGGCCGCGCGATCTGGCTGGACGGCACCGGCCCGATGGGCATCGAGGTCGGCCTCTACCTCTCCCTCACGCCCAGCGACCGCGAGGGCCCGCCCCTCGTGGCCGGTGGCGGCGAGACCGTGGTGCGCCTGGAAGGCGGCGTCCAGGGCGGACCGACCGACGGCCCGCTCGGCCGGATGGTCGCCCGCAACCTCACCGACGCCCTGCGCGCCTCCCTGCGGCGCCTGACCCAAGCCGACCTCAAAGTCTCCGCACCCGTGGCATCCGCCCACCCACCAAGACCCCAAAAATCCCAAAAAATCCCCCATTTGCGTACGGGGACAGAACTCGATCCGTGGACCCCGGTCATCGTGGGCGCCGGCCAACTCAGCGAACGCTCCACCAACCCCCGCCACGGCGACCCCGTGACGCTCGCCATCCGCGCCCTGACCAGCGCCGCCACCGATGCCGGCACCCCCGAAATCCTGAAAAAAGCGGACACGATCGGCTGGGTAGCCAGCGTCTCCTGGCAATACGCCAACGCCGCCGCCCTGATCGCCGAAGCCGTCGGCGCCACCCGACCGGCGTCCGGAGCGGGAACCGGATTCGCGGGAGCGGACAGCGGCGCGGCGGTGCGGACCGTGCAGACCAGCCTCTTCGGTGGCGACGGCCCGCTGCGCCTGATCAACGACATCGCCGCCGCGATCACCCGTGGCGAGACCAGCATCGCGTTGATCGCGGGTGGGGAATCCGCGGCAACCACGGCCGCCGCGGAACGTGCCGGGGTGGAGCCCGACTGGCCGGTGCAACCCGAGGGCACGGCCCCGACCAGGACTCTCGGCTCCGACCGGGAACCGAACAACGACCCGGAGACCGCGGCCGGCCTGACCTCCCCGCTGCACCTGTACGCCCTGATCGAGACCGCGATCCGCGCCCGGCTGGGCCTGAGCCCCGCGCAGCACCAGGCCCGGATCACCGAGCTGTGGTCCCGGTTCTCGCAGGTCGCCGCCGCCAACCCGCACGCCTGGCTGCCCCAGCCCCGGACCGCCGCCGAACTCGCCACCCCGGACCGGGACAACCGGCCGGTCAGCGCCCCCTACACCAAGCTGCTCACCGCGAACCTGCAGGTCAACCAGGCCACCGGCCTGATCATGTGCAGCGCCCAGGCCGCACACGAGGCCGGCATCCCGCAGGACAAGTGGATCTTCGTGCACGCCGGGGCGCACGCCGAGGACGAGTGGTTCGTGACCGAGCGCGCCGACCTGGCCGCGTCCCCCGCGATCCACGCCGTCGGCCAGGCCGTCCTGGCGCACACCGGCCTGAAGATCGAGAACATCGAGCACCTCGATCTGTACGCGTGTTTCCCCGCCGCAGTGCAGATCGCCGCCGCCGAACTGGGCCTGCCCCTCGACCGCCCGCTCACGGTCACCGGCGGACTGACGTTCGCCGGCGGCCCGGGCAACAACTACGCGAGTCACGCGGTCGCGAGCCTGGTCCCGCGGCTGCGCGCCGATCCGGACGGGTTCGGCCTGGCCACCGCCCTCGGCTGGTACCTGACCAAGCACGCGATGACCGTGCTCTCGGCCCGCCCGCCGGCCGCGGAGTTCCGCGACATCGACGCCGGCCTGCGCCTGACCCGCCCGGCCCGGCGGGTGATCGCCGAGTCCGACGAGCCCGGCACCCCGGAGGCCTACACCGTCACCTACCGCCGCGACGGCACCCCGGAAACCGGCATCACCACCGCGATCCTGAACAACGGCACCCGAGTGGTCCGAACCGTCCCCCCGGAGAAACTCCCCGGCGGCAGCGGCGAGGCGGAGCGCGGCGAGCCGGAGCGCGGTGCGCCGGAGCACGGCGAGACAGCGGGCGGCGAGGCGGAGCGCGGCGACAAGGGCGGGCGCCTGGTGTTCGGAAGGGCACTGCCGCCGCCGGGGGAGCCGCCGGTGCTGGTCGAGTGGCACGGGCCGGTCACCGTGATCCGGCTCAACCGCCCCGAGGTCCGCAACGCCGTCGACCTGGCCACCGCCCGCGCCCTGGAACGCGCGATCGACGCCTTCGACGCCGACCCGGACGCCCGGGTCGCGGTGCTGACCGGCGCCGGCCCGGTCTTCTGCGCCGGCATGGACCTCAAGGCCGCGGCCCGCGGCGAGTACCCGATCACCGAGGGCCGCGGCCTGCTCGGCCTGACCGCCAGGCCGCCGCGGAAACCGCTGATCGCCGCGGTCGAGGGCGCGGCCCTGGCCGGCGGCTGCGAGCTGGCGCTGGCCGCCGACCTGATCGTCGCCGCCGAGGACAGCCTGTTCGGCATCCCCGAGGTCAAGCGCGGCCTGGTCGCCGCGGCCGGCGGGGTGCTCCGGCTGGCCCGCGCGCTGCCCCGGGCGACCGCGCTCGAACTCGCGCTGACCGGCGAGCCGATGCCCGCTCGGCGACTGCACGACCTGGGACTGATCAACCGGGTGGTGGCGCCCGGAACGACGTACCAAAGCGCAATTGATCTTGCGATTTTGATTGCCGGCCATCCGACGGCGGCCGTCCTGAGCTCCAAACGCATCGTCGACGAGCAGCTCGACTGGCGCGGCGACGAGGCGTTCGAGCACCTCGCCGAGATCGCCGGTGAGGTGCTCGGCTCCGCGAACTTCGACCTTGAGCGAAAGGCCCGATCGTGA
- a CDS encoding aminoglycoside N(3)-acetyltransferase, giving the protein MPISYCAPEPRTRASLAADFRALGVPRGGILLIHTSLSSLGWVSGGALAVVQALLDVLGPDGTLVVPSQTANNRDPSTWSSPPPREWWPSIRATLPGFDPDRTPSVGVGVITEQVRTWPGAVRSTHPQTSYAALGPRAKELMHDHHTDCHHGEESPLAKLAAAGASTLLLGVGFAKTTAFHLAEYRLPAPARRIYACAVRTPEGGRRWLEYEDVVLDDRDFARLGADFEADSGAVTAGRVGSAWCRLFPIDGAVSYAAQWMRANRPR; this is encoded by the coding sequence GTGCCGATCAGCTATTGCGCGCCGGAACCGCGAACCCGGGCCTCGCTCGCCGCGGATTTCCGGGCTCTGGGCGTCCCCCGCGGCGGGATCCTGCTCATCCACACCTCGCTGAGCTCGCTCGGCTGGGTCAGCGGCGGTGCGCTGGCCGTGGTGCAGGCGCTGCTGGACGTGCTCGGCCCGGACGGCACCCTGGTCGTTCCCAGTCAGACCGCGAACAACCGCGACCCGTCGACCTGGTCGTCGCCACCGCCGCGGGAGTGGTGGCCGTCGATCCGGGCGACCCTGCCCGGCTTTGATCCGGATCGGACACCGAGCGTCGGCGTCGGCGTGATCACCGAGCAGGTGCGCACCTGGCCCGGCGCGGTCCGCAGCACCCATCCGCAGACGTCGTACGCGGCGCTCGGGCCGCGGGCCAAGGAGCTCATGCACGACCACCACACCGACTGTCACCACGGCGAGGAGTCACCGCTGGCCAAGCTGGCCGCGGCCGGCGCGTCGACCCTGCTGCTCGGCGTCGGCTTCGCCAAGACGACCGCGTTCCACCTGGCCGAGTACCGGCTGCCGGCCCCGGCCCGGCGGATCTACGCCTGCGCGGTACGCACGCCGGAGGGCGGCCGCCGCTGGCTGGAGTACGAGGACGTGGTCCTCGACGACCGCGACTTCGCCCGGCTCGGCGCGGACTTCGAGGCGGACAGCGGCGCGGTGACCGCCGGCCGGGTCGGCTCGGCGTGGTGCCGGCTGTTCCCGATCGACGGCGCGGTCAGCTACGCCGCGCAGTGGATGCGCGCCAACCGCCCCCGGTGA
- a CDS encoding TetR/AcrR family transcriptional regulator: protein MRRTQAQRSGATRARILDATLQALVERGYAETTTAEVLARADVPRGTLLHHFPTKVDLLVASVQHVARRRLGALDAELSALDGDADALDAFVDGVWHHFSSPLFWAALELWNAARTDPELRAALMPVEKEIFGVLHERARALLGPDPRVATVVQMTFEMMTGLVMTGIVSGELGRRELLIRRWKRAAAILLGRRDPDTLLERDRAKGN, encoded by the coding sequence GTGAGGCGCACCCAGGCCCAGCGCAGCGGGGCCACCCGGGCCCGCATCCTCGACGCGACCCTGCAGGCCCTGGTCGAGCGGGGTTATGCGGAGACCACGACCGCCGAGGTGCTGGCGCGTGCCGACGTCCCGCGCGGCACCCTGCTGCACCACTTCCCGACCAAGGTCGACCTGCTGGTCGCCTCGGTGCAGCACGTCGCCCGGCGCCGGCTCGGCGCGCTGGACGCCGAGCTGAGCGCGCTGGACGGCGACGCCGACGCGCTGGACGCGTTTGTCGACGGGGTCTGGCACCACTTCTCGTCGCCGCTGTTCTGGGCCGCGCTCGAGCTGTGGAACGCGGCCCGCACCGACCCCGAGCTGCGCGCCGCGCTGATGCCGGTGGAGAAGGAGATCTTCGGGGTGCTGCACGAGCGGGCGCGGGCGCTGCTCGGGCCGGACCCGCGGGTGGCGACCGTGGTGCAGATGACCTTCGAGATGATGACCGGCCTGGTGATGACCGGGATCGTCAGCGGCGAGCTGGGCCGCCGTGAGCTGCTGATCCGCCGGTGGAAGCGGGCGGCCGCGATCCTGCTCGGGCGCCGCGACCCGGACACCCTGCTGGAACGCGACCGTGCGAAGGGGAACTGA
- a CDS encoding acyl-CoA dehydrogenase family protein has product MYEDPFETAERSALREAVASFVHKEVFPSLNAWERAGEIPRELHVKAAKAGLYGVGFPEEAGGDGGDTVDMVVATEAFIEAGGSSGAHAALFTHGIALPHMIASGDPELIARFVRPALAGELICSLGVTEPDAGSDVGALRTTAVRDGDDYVVNGAKMFITSGTRADFVTTAVRTGGPGAAGLSLLVIERGTPGFTVSRKLDKMGWLCSDTAELSFADCRVPAANLVGAENGGFPLIARVFVPERIIAAVHAYSVAQRCLQLTLGYVRERETFGRPLISRQVVRHKLVEMRQRIELARTFTRRVAARHAAGEWVAGEVCLAKNAAVDAARHVVDEAVQLHGGAGYLRDSEVERHYRDVRILPIGAGATEVMTDLAAKIFEYDR; this is encoded by the coding sequence ATGTATGAGGATCCGTTCGAGACCGCGGAACGCTCGGCGCTGCGCGAGGCGGTGGCCTCCTTCGTACACAAGGAGGTCTTTCCGTCTCTGAATGCTTGGGAGCGGGCCGGGGAGATCCCGCGGGAGCTGCATGTCAAGGCGGCGAAGGCCGGGCTCTACGGCGTCGGGTTCCCCGAGGAGGCCGGCGGCGACGGCGGGGACACCGTCGACATGGTCGTCGCGACCGAGGCGTTCATCGAGGCCGGCGGCTCGTCCGGGGCCCACGCGGCGCTGTTCACGCACGGCATCGCGCTCCCCCACATGATCGCGTCCGGCGATCCGGAGCTGATCGCCCGGTTCGTCCGTCCGGCGCTGGCCGGCGAGCTGATCTGCTCGCTGGGCGTCACCGAGCCGGACGCCGGCTCGGACGTCGGCGCGCTGCGCACCACCGCGGTCCGCGACGGCGACGACTACGTCGTGAACGGCGCGAAGATGTTCATCACCTCGGGGACCCGCGCCGACTTCGTGACCACCGCGGTGCGCACCGGCGGGCCCGGCGCGGCCGGCCTGAGCCTGCTGGTGATCGAGCGGGGCACGCCCGGCTTCACGGTCTCCCGCAAGCTGGACAAGATGGGCTGGCTCTGCTCGGACACCGCCGAGCTGTCGTTCGCCGACTGCCGCGTCCCGGCCGCGAACCTGGTCGGCGCGGAGAACGGCGGCTTCCCGCTGATCGCCCGGGTCTTCGTCCCGGAGCGGATCATCGCGGCGGTGCACGCGTACTCGGTGGCGCAGCGCTGCCTGCAGTTGACCCTGGGCTACGTGCGGGAGCGGGAGACGTTCGGGCGGCCGCTGATCAGCCGGCAGGTGGTGCGGCACAAGCTGGTCGAGATGCGGCAGCGGATCGAGCTGGCCCGCACGTTCACCCGCCGGGTCGCGGCCCGGCACGCCGCCGGCGAGTGGGTGGCCGGCGAGGTCTGCCTGGCCAAGAACGCCGCGGTCGACGCCGCCCGGCACGTGGTCGACGAGGCGGTGCAGCTGCACGGCGGGGCCGGCTACCTGCGCGACTCCGAGGTGGAACGGCACTACCGCGACGTGCGGATCCTGCCGATCGGGGCGGGCGCCACCGAGGTGATGACCGACCTGGCCGCCAAGATCTTCGAGTACGACCGCTGA